The Triticum dicoccoides isolate Atlit2015 ecotype Zavitan chromosome 6A, WEW_v2.0, whole genome shotgun sequence genome has a window encoding:
- the LOC119318198 gene encoding anaphase-promoting complex subunit 4-like isoform X1 — translation MAEEQMEEAASSSAAASGTPFQLQFDKPIPFQIKLAEWNPEKDLLAMVTDDSKVLLHRFNWQRLWTISPGKCITSICWSPDGKIVALGTEDGFVLLHDVENGKMLRSIKSHDVAIVCLNWAEDEPLSRTDKEDLLSYEDRTTRFFPPAPVMPRIGGLNSGDTGLADENEEAIQAFSSASCQRFNILCTGDKDGCICFSIFGIFPIGKININKVPIHVQSSGKRTSYRLQDVSISKVSLSRNLHQLVLLCSGKLINTDNLSLSNDLSVGVHCLHLDTSIFSNRKNELHQVSQQASSIQDLVEVVRASISMMSKQWSNAMNLFHEKFSALPSLLTAHGMESSSEDEFMSLLFGTHTSPALHQFLVSSLGEAGLKRIAKTIESAGRELRIVVSEHLQPAVEIISFRLAELRGLARWRSRFQNIGLDEKLMDGVTERVGMLVVQVERFSRVAATVLYLFQNFFSWVLKCVKILLSEPTDQVPSTNSELVVIFLKFLLDKDPIKQLVETDQIFEWDIDTAKHVEHLVVFGGFTDTKFLERSLAKQFSELEESLKEAFLMPFTTVSSQIHCQGLLPLYPVTSSDALSSTSTPASIAFYKQDKDSQHNASSYSSTDYICFKIPDGSLNLRNFVAVIKDLCNSCSTSSTPSLSGFLLHIPVEYECVDLSLYKDNQVVLLLSGKSSSESAGRSWMVMLQTENLSFSQLSRTFPANYYNLQELEVLELQLDTDYGKVRSIPHPLSTPLAVSASRGVACVFSSRRHALVYILDEDEDEDEDEGSEME, via the exons ATGGCGGAGGAGCAGATGGAGGAGGCGGCGTCGTCGTCCGCGGCGGCCTCCGGCACGCCGTTCCAGCTCCAGTTCGACAAGCCCATCCCCTTCCAG ATAAAATTGGCAGAGTGGAACCCAGAGAAGGATCTGCTTGCTATGGTTACTGATGACTCCAAGGTTCTCCTCCATCGCTTCAATTGGCAACGGCTGTGGACTATATCCCCTG GGAAGTGCATCACATCAATTTGCTGGAGCCCTGATGGTAAAATAGTAGCACTTGGTACAGAAGATGGTTTTGTTCTTTTGCATGATGTTGAG AATGGGAAGATGTTACGAAGTATAAAATCTCACGATGTTGCCATCGTATGTCTGAATTGGGCAGAAGATGAACCACTATCAAGG ACTGACAAGGAAGACTTGTTATCTTATGAAGACCGCACTACACGTTTCTTTCCTCCTGCTCCCGTGATGCCTAGGATAGGTGGGCTCAATTCGGGAGATACTGGTCTTGCAGATGAGAATGAAGAAGCCATTCAGGCATTTTCAAGCGCTTCGTGTCAACGTTTTAATATTCTGTGCACTGGTGATAAAGATGGTTGCATTTGCTTCAGtatttttggaatatttccaaTTGGAAAGATA AACATAAATAAGGTTCCAATCCATGTACAATCCTCTGGAAAAAGAACTAGCTACCGACTTCAGGATGTTTCCATAAGCAAG GTCTCTTTATCACGAAATCTCCATCAGTTGGTTCTTCTGTGCTCTGGAAAGCTGATTAATACTGACAACCTTTCTCTCAGTAATGATCTTTCTGTTGGGGTACATTGTTTGCACCTTGATACCTCTATCTTTTCCAACAG GAAAAATGAGCTACATCAGGTGTCTCAACAAGCGTCAAGTATTCAAGATCTGGTTGAAGTTGTCCGTGCTTCCATATCTATGATGTCCAAACAATGGTCGAATGCTATGAACTTATTTCATGAGAAATTTAGTGCCTTGCCTTCTCTGCTTACTGCCCATG GGATGGAATCTAGCTCCGAGGATGAGTTTATGAGCCTTTTGTTTGGGACACATACAAGTCCGGCTCTACATCAATTTCTAGTCAGCTCCCTTGGTGAAGCG GGTCTCAAGAGGATAGCTAAGACTATTGAAAGTGCTGGAAGAGAACTTCGTATTGTTGTCAGTGAGCATCTTCAG CCTGCAGTCGAAATTATTTCATTCAGACTTGCAGAACTAAGAGGCCTTGCGAGATGGCGTTCACGATTTCAGAACATTGGGTTAGATGAAAAGCTTATGGATGGTGTAACTGAGAGGGTAGGGATGCTAGTTGTGCAAGTTGAGCGCTTTTCAAGGGTTGCAGCTACTGTTCTTTATCTG TTCCAAAATTTCTTCAGCTGGGTTTTGAAGTGTGTTAAGATATTGTTAAGTGAACCAACTGATCAAGTTCCATCCACAAACAG TGAACTTGTGGTGATTTTTCTGAAGTTTCTTCTTGATAAGGATCCAATCAAGCAGTTAGTTGAAACAGATCAGATATTTGAGTGGGATAT TGATACTGCGAAACATGTTGAGCATCTAGTAGTTTTTGGAGGATTTAcagacacaaagtttttggaaaggAGTTTGGCCAAGCAATTTAGCGAGTTGGAAGAAAG CTTGAAGGAGGCTTTCTTGATGCCATTCACTACTGTATCTTCACAAATACATTGCCAAGGATTGCTTCCTCTTTATCCTGTTACATCGTCCGATGCCTTGTCATCAACCAGTACTCCAGCATCAATTGCGTTCTATAAg CAGGATAAAGATTCTCAGCATAATGCTTCTTCATATAGCTCGACTGACTACATATGCTTCAAGATACCTGATGGATCGTTAAATTTAAGAAATTTCGTTGCTGTGATAAAGGACCTCTGCAACTCATGTAGTACCTCCAGCACACCATCACTTTCAGGTTTTCTGTTGCATATACCTGTTGAATACGAGTGTGTTGATCTGTCTCTTTACAAG GACAACCAGGTGGTTTTACTACTTAGTGGAAAGTCCAGTTCTGAAAGTGCCGGGAGATCTTGGATGGTTATGCTGCAGACAGAGAACCTCTCTTTTTCACAGCTCTCAAGAACATTCCCtgcaaattattacaatctccaaGAATTGGAG GTGCTGGAACTCCAATTGGATACAGATTATGGAAAAGTTCGTAGCATCCCTCACCCTTTGTCTACTCCGCTGGCAGTCAGTG CCTCAAGAGGAGTGGCTTGTGTCTTCTCGTCGCGGAGGCATGCTTTGGTCTATATCCTTgacgaggacgaagacgaggatgaagatgaAGGTTCTGAGATGGAGTGA
- the LOC119318197 gene encoding histone H2B.2-like, with translation MAPKADKKPAAESKVEKAAEKTPAGKKPKAEKRLPAGKTAAKEGAGGEGKTRGRKKGSKAKKGVETYKIYIFKVLKQVHPDIGISSKAMSIMNSFINDIFEKLAGESAKLARYNKKPTITSREIQTSVRLVLPGELAKHAVSEGTKAVTKFTSS, from the coding sequence atggCCCCCAAGGCAGACAAGAAGCCGGCCGCCGAGAGCAAGGTCGAGAAGGCGGCGGAGAAGACCCCGGCGGGCAAGAAGCCCAAGGCCGAGAAGCGGCTTCCGGCGGGCAAGacggcggccaaggagggcgccggcggcgagggCAAGACGAGGGGCCGGAAGAAGGGCAGCAAGGCGAAGAAGGGCGTGGAGACGTACAAGATCTACATCTtcaaggtgctgaagcaggtgcacCCGGACATCGGCATCTCCTCCAAGGCCATGTCcatcatgaactccttcatcaacgACATCTTCGAGAAGCTCGCCGGGGAGTCGGCCAAGCTGGCGAGGTACAACAAGAAACCCACCATCACCTCCCGGGAGATCCAGACCTCCGTCCGCCTCGTCCTCCCCGGCGAGCTCGCCAAGCACGCCGTCTCCGAGGGCACCAAGGCCGTCACCAAGTTCACCTCCTCCTAG
- the LOC119318198 gene encoding anaphase-promoting complex subunit 4-like isoform X2 has translation MAEEQMEEAASSSAAASGTPFQLQFDKPIPFQIKLAEWNPEKDLLAMVTDDSKVLLHRFNWQRLWTISPGKCITSICWSPDGKIVALGTEDGFVLLHDVENGKMLRSIKSHDVAIVCLNWAEDEPLSRTDKEDLLSYEDRTTRFFPPAPVMPRIGGLNSGDTGLADENEEAIQAFSSASCQRFNILCTGDKDGCICFSIFGIFPIGKININKVPIHVQSSGKRTSYRLQDVSISKVSLSRNLHQLVLLCSGKLINTDNLSLSNDLSVGVHCLHLDTSIFSNRKNELHQVSQQASSIQDLVEVVRASISMMSKQWSNAMNLFHEKFSALPSLLTAHGMESSSEDEFMSLLFGTHTSPALHQFLVSSLGEAGLKRIAKTIESAGRELRIVVSEHLQPAVEIISFRLAELRGLARWRSRFQNIGLDEKLMDGVTERVGMLVVQVERFSRVAATVLYLFQNFFSWVLKCVKILLSEPTDQVPSTNSELVVIFLKFLLDKDPIKQLVETDQIFEWDIDTAKHVEHLVVFGGFTDTKFLERSLAKQFSELEESLKEAFLMPFTTVSSQIHCQGLLPLYPVTSSDALSSTSTPASIAFYKDKDSQHNASSYSSTDYICFKIPDGSLNLRNFVAVIKDLCNSCSTSSTPSLSGFLLHIPVEYECVDLSLYKDNQVVLLLSGKSSSESAGRSWMVMLQTENLSFSQLSRTFPANYYNLQELEVLELQLDTDYGKVRSIPHPLSTPLAVSASRGVACVFSSRRHALVYILDEDEDEDEDEGSEME, from the exons ATGGCGGAGGAGCAGATGGAGGAGGCGGCGTCGTCGTCCGCGGCGGCCTCCGGCACGCCGTTCCAGCTCCAGTTCGACAAGCCCATCCCCTTCCAG ATAAAATTGGCAGAGTGGAACCCAGAGAAGGATCTGCTTGCTATGGTTACTGATGACTCCAAGGTTCTCCTCCATCGCTTCAATTGGCAACGGCTGTGGACTATATCCCCTG GGAAGTGCATCACATCAATTTGCTGGAGCCCTGATGGTAAAATAGTAGCACTTGGTACAGAAGATGGTTTTGTTCTTTTGCATGATGTTGAG AATGGGAAGATGTTACGAAGTATAAAATCTCACGATGTTGCCATCGTATGTCTGAATTGGGCAGAAGATGAACCACTATCAAGG ACTGACAAGGAAGACTTGTTATCTTATGAAGACCGCACTACACGTTTCTTTCCTCCTGCTCCCGTGATGCCTAGGATAGGTGGGCTCAATTCGGGAGATACTGGTCTTGCAGATGAGAATGAAGAAGCCATTCAGGCATTTTCAAGCGCTTCGTGTCAACGTTTTAATATTCTGTGCACTGGTGATAAAGATGGTTGCATTTGCTTCAGtatttttggaatatttccaaTTGGAAAGATA AACATAAATAAGGTTCCAATCCATGTACAATCCTCTGGAAAAAGAACTAGCTACCGACTTCAGGATGTTTCCATAAGCAAG GTCTCTTTATCACGAAATCTCCATCAGTTGGTTCTTCTGTGCTCTGGAAAGCTGATTAATACTGACAACCTTTCTCTCAGTAATGATCTTTCTGTTGGGGTACATTGTTTGCACCTTGATACCTCTATCTTTTCCAACAG GAAAAATGAGCTACATCAGGTGTCTCAACAAGCGTCAAGTATTCAAGATCTGGTTGAAGTTGTCCGTGCTTCCATATCTATGATGTCCAAACAATGGTCGAATGCTATGAACTTATTTCATGAGAAATTTAGTGCCTTGCCTTCTCTGCTTACTGCCCATG GGATGGAATCTAGCTCCGAGGATGAGTTTATGAGCCTTTTGTTTGGGACACATACAAGTCCGGCTCTACATCAATTTCTAGTCAGCTCCCTTGGTGAAGCG GGTCTCAAGAGGATAGCTAAGACTATTGAAAGTGCTGGAAGAGAACTTCGTATTGTTGTCAGTGAGCATCTTCAG CCTGCAGTCGAAATTATTTCATTCAGACTTGCAGAACTAAGAGGCCTTGCGAGATGGCGTTCACGATTTCAGAACATTGGGTTAGATGAAAAGCTTATGGATGGTGTAACTGAGAGGGTAGGGATGCTAGTTGTGCAAGTTGAGCGCTTTTCAAGGGTTGCAGCTACTGTTCTTTATCTG TTCCAAAATTTCTTCAGCTGGGTTTTGAAGTGTGTTAAGATATTGTTAAGTGAACCAACTGATCAAGTTCCATCCACAAACAG TGAACTTGTGGTGATTTTTCTGAAGTTTCTTCTTGATAAGGATCCAATCAAGCAGTTAGTTGAAACAGATCAGATATTTGAGTGGGATAT TGATACTGCGAAACATGTTGAGCATCTAGTAGTTTTTGGAGGATTTAcagacacaaagtttttggaaaggAGTTTGGCCAAGCAATTTAGCGAGTTGGAAGAAAG CTTGAAGGAGGCTTTCTTGATGCCATTCACTACTGTATCTTCACAAATACATTGCCAAGGATTGCTTCCTCTTTATCCTGTTACATCGTCCGATGCCTTGTCATCAACCAGTACTCCAGCATCAATTGCGTTCTATAAg GATAAAGATTCTCAGCATAATGCTTCTTCATATAGCTCGACTGACTACATATGCTTCAAGATACCTGATGGATCGTTAAATTTAAGAAATTTCGTTGCTGTGATAAAGGACCTCTGCAACTCATGTAGTACCTCCAGCACACCATCACTTTCAGGTTTTCTGTTGCATATACCTGTTGAATACGAGTGTGTTGATCTGTCTCTTTACAAG GACAACCAGGTGGTTTTACTACTTAGTGGAAAGTCCAGTTCTGAAAGTGCCGGGAGATCTTGGATGGTTATGCTGCAGACAGAGAACCTCTCTTTTTCACAGCTCTCAAGAACATTCCCtgcaaattattacaatctccaaGAATTGGAG GTGCTGGAACTCCAATTGGATACAGATTATGGAAAAGTTCGTAGCATCCCTCACCCTTTGTCTACTCCGCTGGCAGTCAGTG CCTCAAGAGGAGTGGCTTGTGTCTTCTCGTCGCGGAGGCATGCTTTGGTCTATATCCTTgacgaggacgaagacgaggatgaagatgaAGGTTCTGAGATGGAGTGA